The Meiothermus sp. CFH 77666 genome includes a region encoding these proteins:
- the mutS gene encoding DNA mismatch repair protein MutS: MTLKGQGPGPLPPLLEQYVELRDAYPDYLLLFQVGDFYETFGEDAERLSRALNLTLTHKTARDFTTPMAGIPVRSVDVHLEKLLKQGFRVAVADQTELAEEADKLVRREVTQLLTPGTVMRENLLRPEANYLAAISTSDGYGLTLLDISTGEFRGSVLYSKSALYDELFRFRPAEVLLAPELYHQTDFLQEFQQRFPVMLSEAGFEGEVGRAALQAQFDPLPPGLEHPALLRSAGAVLAYALRVQENGLPQVRSFLRYDPSAFMQLSESTLRTLEIYEPSFVGDRSEERTLLGVLGLTRTAPGRRLLRAWLRHPLVEEAPLQARLDAVEALVRDGVLRAEVRKILYRMHDLERLAARLLAGRASARDLSALQRSLSLLPDLTGLLGGLGPLSSLSERLPSLSHVAEQIAASLVEDPPLKITEGGLIREGFDPELDELRHRAEEGRAWIARLETEQRERTRIPNLKVGYNAVFGYYLEVTRPHYTLVPENWRALQTLKDRMRFSTPELKEQERKILQAETEAIKREYAVFLELREQVAKASDEVRQAAQVLAELDVYATLAEAAVEYGYSRPRFSRDGTLSIRAGRHPVVERSSLFIPNDLSMSPSARLLILTGPNMAGKSTYLRQTALIALLAQIGSFVPAESATLPLFDRIYTRIGASDDIAGGRSTFMVEMEELATILHNATDRSLVLLDEIGRGTSTYDGLALAWAACEHLHDRVRAYTLFATHYFELTALPERLSAARNAHVAAREEAGGLVFYHQVLPGPASKSYGLEVARLAGLPAEVLARAKTVMSGLEASQKGLSREVLEELLELDLVRTSPLDALLFLRKLQERLKGLSPEVLEAPGA; encoded by the coding sequence ATGACCCTCAAGGGCCAGGGGCCGGGCCCCTTACCGCCTTTGCTCGAGCAGTACGTCGAACTGCGGGATGCCTATCCCGATTATTTGCTGCTCTTTCAGGTGGGCGACTTTTACGAGACCTTTGGCGAGGATGCCGAGCGGCTTTCGCGGGCTTTGAACCTTACCCTGACCCACAAGACCGCCCGGGATTTCACCACCCCCATGGCCGGCATCCCGGTTCGCTCGGTGGATGTGCATCTGGAAAAGCTCCTGAAACAGGGCTTTCGGGTGGCCGTAGCCGACCAGACAGAGCTGGCCGAGGAAGCTGACAAGCTGGTGCGGCGCGAGGTGACCCAACTGCTCACGCCCGGCACGGTGATGCGCGAGAACCTGCTGAGGCCAGAGGCCAACTACCTGGCCGCCATCAGCACCAGCGATGGCTACGGGCTGACCTTGCTGGACATCTCTACCGGCGAGTTTCGCGGCAGCGTGTTGTATAGCAAGAGCGCCCTTTACGACGAGCTCTTTCGCTTCCGGCCCGCCGAGGTGCTGCTGGCCCCAGAGCTGTACCACCAAACGGATTTTTTGCAGGAGTTCCAGCAGCGTTTTCCAGTGATGCTCTCGGAGGCCGGTTTCGAGGGGGAAGTGGGGCGGGCCGCGCTGCAAGCCCAGTTTGACCCCCTGCCGCCTGGTTTGGAACACCCGGCGCTCTTGCGTTCGGCAGGAGCGGTGCTGGCCTACGCCCTGCGGGTACAGGAGAACGGGCTGCCCCAGGTACGAAGCTTTTTGCGCTACGACCCCAGCGCCTTCATGCAACTGAGCGAGTCCACCCTGCGAACCCTGGAAATTTACGAGCCGAGTTTTGTGGGGGATCGAAGCGAGGAGCGCACCCTGCTGGGGGTGCTGGGCCTAACCCGCACCGCACCCGGACGGCGCTTGCTGCGGGCCTGGTTGCGGCATCCGCTGGTGGAGGAGGCCCCCTTGCAGGCCCGGCTGGATGCTGTGGAGGCGCTGGTGCGCGACGGGGTGCTGCGAGCCGAAGTACGCAAGATTCTGTACCGGATGCATGACCTCGAGCGCCTCGCAGCCCGCTTGCTGGCCGGAAGGGCCAGCGCCCGCGACCTTTCGGCCTTGCAGCGCAGTTTGTCGCTCCTACCCGATCTAACCGGGCTTCTGGGGGGTTTGGGGCCCCTTTCGAGCCTGTCTGAGCGGTTACCCAGCCTGAGCCACGTGGCCGAGCAGATTGCGGCCTCCCTGGTCGAAGACCCCCCTTTGAAAATCACCGAGGGGGGCCTGATTCGGGAAGGCTTCGACCCTGAGCTGGACGAATTGCGCCACCGGGCCGAGGAAGGGCGGGCCTGGATTGCCCGGCTGGAAACCGAGCAGCGCGAGAGAACCCGCATTCCCAACCTCAAGGTGGGCTACAACGCTGTGTTTGGGTATTACCTCGAGGTCACCCGCCCGCACTACACCCTGGTTCCCGAGAACTGGCGGGCCCTCCAGACCCTCAAGGATCGGATGCGCTTCAGCACCCCTGAACTCAAAGAACAGGAGCGCAAAATCCTGCAAGCCGAGACCGAGGCCATCAAGCGCGAATACGCAGTGTTTTTGGAGTTGCGCGAGCAGGTTGCCAAAGCCTCCGACGAGGTGCGCCAGGCCGCCCAGGTGCTGGCCGAGCTGGACGTATACGCCACGCTGGCCGAGGCCGCGGTGGAGTACGGCTACAGCCGCCCCCGCTTCTCGCGCGATGGCACCCTGAGCATCCGGGCGGGTCGGCACCCGGTGGTGGAGCGCAGCAGCCTGTTCATCCCCAACGACCTTTCCATGAGCCCTTCGGCCCGGCTTCTGATTCTGACCGGGCCCAACATGGCCGGAAAGTCTACCTATCTGCGCCAGACGGCCCTGATTGCCCTGCTGGCCCAGATTGGCTCTTTTGTGCCTGCCGAGTCGGCCACGCTGCCCCTCTTTGACCGCATCTACACCCGCATCGGGGCTTCGGACGACATCGCGGGTGGGCGCAGCACCTTCATGGTGGAGATGGAAGAGCTGGCCACCATTCTGCACAACGCAACCGACAGAAGCCTGGTGCTGCTGGACGAGATTGGGCGGGGCACCAGCACCTACGACGGCCTGGCCCTGGCCTGGGCTGCCTGCGAACACCTGCACGACCGGGTACGGGCCTACACGCTGTTTGCCACCCACTACTTCGAACTTACCGCCCTGCCCGAGCGCTTGAGCGCTGCCCGCAACGCCCATGTAGCCGCCAGGGAGGAGGCGGGCGGGCTGGTGTTTTATCATCAGGTCTTGCCGGGGCCGGCCAGCAAAAGCTACGGGCTGGAAGTAGCCCGGCTGGCGGGCCTGCCCGCAGAGGTCTTGGCACGGGCCAAAACCGTGATGAGCGGGCTGGAAGCCAGCCAGAAGGGGCTGTCCAGGGAAGTGCTGGAGGAACTTCTGGAGCTCGACCTGGTTCGCACCAGCCCCCTGGACGCCCTGCTCTTTTTGCGAAAATTGCAGGAGAGGCTCAAGGGCCTCTCTCCGGAGGTTCTCGAGGCCCCTGGGGCCTGA
- a CDS encoding molybdenum cofactor biosynthesis protein B, with translation MSESTEKHKEIARARGPVNIAIVTASDTRTPETDTNYHYLKPEIEAMGHRIVGYRIIKDEPEQVAQALDDMVNAGAQIILFNGGTGIAPRDTTYDVLARKIEKPMPGFGELFRMLSYHEVGAAAMLSRATAGTYRKKVVISTPGSPNAVMVAWTKLIKPELEHLAWEVAR, from the coding sequence ATGTCCGAGAGTACCGAAAAGCACAAGGAGATTGCCAGGGCCAGGGGCCCGGTGAACATCGCCATCGTTACGGCCTCAGACACCCGTACCCCCGAGACCGACACCAACTACCACTACCTGAAGCCCGAAATCGAGGCGATGGGCCACCGCATCGTGGGCTACCGCATCATCAAGGACGAGCCCGAGCAGGTAGCGCAGGCGCTGGACGACATGGTGAATGCCGGGGCGCAAATTATCCTGTTCAACGGCGGCACCGGCATCGCCCCCCGCGACACCACCTACGACGTGCTGGCCCGCAAGATCGAGAAGCCCATGCCCGGTTTTGGCGAGCTGTTTCGGATGCTCTCCTACCACGAGGTGGGCGCCGCCGCCATGCTCTCCCGCGCCACCGCCGGAACCTACCGCAAGAAGGTCGTGATTTCCACCCCAGGTTCGCCCAACGCGGTGATGGTGGCCTGGACCAAGCTCATAAAGCCCGAGCTGGAGCATCTGGCCTGGGAAGTGGCCCGTTAG
- a CDS encoding class I SAM-dependent methyltransferase: MKKVKTCRSCGSGELVSFLSLGRLPLSSTLGADQLATPEERRSLEVGFCKRCSLVQLMGDPAEDSPAPAQPMPEGLLERLMHSYRLGPHQLVLALEGSSPELMRQLMQAGVRVVYLEPHPERSKAASSKGIPTRHERFDRHYADLLREEGLRADVVLVNQLLSYSSDLNGLLESLAAVLKDTGLVVMELPYVRAMLEARQFEHFTHHQQHYFSVSALHELVRRHGLWLQRVEPLSEGYLRYYLGKTRQIESSVGWYMEEEQALGLTGAAYYLEFASRIAAVREALVALLTELRARGRRVAAYGANSQGTALLNYVGLGREVIDFVVDSDTSKQGRYMAGVHIPIYGIHKLLEEQPDYLLLLSGEPGEMARQYQEYLKRGGKFIVALPHPDILNPPIEQKIQIGI, from the coding sequence ATGAAGAAAGTCAAGACTTGTCGCTCGTGCGGGTCGGGAGAGCTGGTGTCCTTTCTAAGTTTGGGAAGGCTGCCCCTCTCCAGCACCCTGGGCGCCGATCAGCTTGCTACCCCCGAAGAACGGCGCAGCCTCGAGGTGGGCTTTTGCAAGCGCTGTAGCCTGGTTCAGCTCATGGGCGACCCTGCCGAGGACTCACCGGCACCAGCCCAGCCGATGCCGGAAGGGTTGCTCGAGCGGCTGATGCACAGCTACCGGCTGGGCCCGCACCAGCTGGTGCTGGCCCTGGAAGGAAGTAGCCCGGAGCTGATGCGCCAGTTGATGCAGGCGGGGGTGCGGGTGGTATATCTCGAGCCCCATCCAGAACGCAGCAAAGCGGCTTCCAGCAAGGGCATTCCCACCCGACACGAGCGCTTTGATCGCCACTATGCCGACCTGCTCCGCGAGGAAGGTCTGCGGGCTGATGTGGTGCTGGTGAATCAACTGCTTTCCTATAGCAGCGACCTCAACGGGTTGCTCGAGAGCCTCGCGGCGGTGCTTAAGGATACGGGCCTGGTGGTGATGGAACTGCCCTATGTGCGGGCGATGCTCGAGGCCCGGCAGTTCGAGCACTTTACCCACCATCAGCAACACTATTTCTCGGTCAGCGCCTTGCACGAACTGGTACGCCGCCACGGCTTGTGGCTCCAGCGGGTCGAACCGCTCTCAGAGGGCTATCTGCGCTACTACCTGGGCAAGACCCGTCAGATCGAATCCTCGGTGGGCTGGTATATGGAGGAAGAACAAGCCCTGGGCCTGACCGGGGCCGCCTATTACCTCGAGTTTGCCTCCCGCATCGCCGCCGTGCGCGAAGCCCTAGTGGCTCTCCTGACCGAACTGCGTGCCCGTGGACGAAGGGTGGCCGCCTACGGGGCTAATTCCCAGGGCACGGCCCTGCTCAACTATGTTGGGCTGGGTCGAGAGGTGATTGATTTTGTAGTAGACAGCGATACCAGCAAACAGGGTCGCTACATGGCTGGGGTGCATATCCCCATCTATGGGATCCACAAGCTGCTCGAAGAACAACCCGACTACCTGCTCCTGCTGAGCGGTGAACCCGGCGAGATGGCTCGCCAATATCAGGAGTATCTAAAACGGGGGGGCAAGTTTATCGTAGCCCTACCCCACCCCGACATTCTAAACCCACCGATTGAACAAAAGATTCAAATTGGTATTTGA